One segment of Podospora pseudopauciseta strain CBS 411.78 chromosome 5 map unlocalized CBS411.78m_5.2, whole genome shotgun sequence DNA contains the following:
- a CDS encoding uncharacterized protein (EggNog:ENOG503PF8M), which translates to MEDDEDNKIIIKDIQFGFRRFRAPAKRIYGNRNVFLLDVPPNPIASWLSFWIPQLVRSWLQRLLPEWFLPTTVILKERNPNKADSYENEIATYLHLRSLQGTYIPRLFGEVAVSDPHAQRYQISKRPTPAILLENVEGVSLHNLPTEELGNDQLLKELQCMYDLLTKNGVLHGDPRLHNFLRVDQRVVAIDFELSEPLVGDITNEEELETLKGDIKRRTGEGAPIRQPPCQTLPQRRPLALTTPAPLCGGRPAGCAKD; encoded by the exons ATggaagacgatgaagatAATAAGATAATTATTAAG gatatacAGTTTGGCTTCCGACGTTTTCGAGCACCTGCAAAACGAATCTACGGGAATCGAAATGTCTTTCTCTTAGATGTCCCGCCGAATCCAATTGCTAGCTGGCTATCATTTTGGATACCACAGCTCGTCCGCTCCTGGCTACAGCGATTGCTACCAGAGTGGTTCTTGCCGACAACTGTCATTCTAAAGGAGCGAAACCCGAACAAGGCTGATAGCTACGAAAACGAAATCGCCACATACCTGCATCTTCGATCCCTCCAGGGCACCTACATCCCGCGTTTGTTTGGTGAAGTAGCCGTCAGCGACCCCCACGCGCAGAGATACCAGATCAGCAAGCGACCCACTCCTGCCATCCTCCTGGAAAACGTCGAAGGAGTATCGCTACACAATCTCCCAACTGAAGAGCTAGGGAATGATCAGCTTCTCAAGGAACTCCAGTGCATGTATGACCTGCTTACGAAAAACGGGGTTCTTCATGGCGATCCAAGGCTCCACAATTTTCTACGTGTTGATCAGAGGGTCGTTGCTATTGACTTTGAGCTCTCCGAGCCTCTTGTCGGTGATATAACGAATGAGGAAGAATTGGAGACCTTGAAGGGTGATATTAAGAGACGGACTGGGGAGGGAGCTCCCATCAGGCAGCCTCCCTGCCAAACGCTCCCTCAACGCCGCCCGCTCGCACTAACCACGCCCGCGCCACTTTGTGGAGGGAGACCGGCAGGGTGTGCAAAGGATTGA
- a CDS encoding uncharacterized protein (EggNog:ENOG503NX4R; COG:G): MTTPDISQPAHGPAAAAALATDEISPAPITDTPTDKATTFLQAHAQTDTTFTCDEERHVLRRIDTRILPLLLGAYFFQQLDKSSLSYVSIFGITEDAKLVGQQYSWLGSILYIAQLVMQPLAAFILVKFPNGKVIASAIFLWGSSQAIMAACTSFQSLLGLRFMLGSFEAMIAPSCIAVTQMWWRRGEQTLRTSYWNAMNGITAIVGSLFTYGLGHIESGVMFKYQIIFLFCGLLTVVYAGVVLAFMPDSPMEAKYLTEREKVIAVERLRANQMGVSSGKWRWEHVWESLLDLKTWCWFVIIVAISIVSGGIGTFGSLIVKSFGYTKFEAILFNIPFGAIQFIVIIASGWVATRFKHKGLTIAGVCVLPIVGTIIMLTVPREQKGVLLFGYYLVSCMAAITPLIYAWQAQNTGGDTKKKCTSGMVFIGMCTGNIIGPLLYSVDHAPLYRPGLISNLIMLVLVAALAILIPFYLMYLNRRHAKRREELGKNAVLVDESMFGKGQVESGKAAELEEGGAGVKPKALEEDNALRDMTDVKNEDFIYVY; encoded by the exons ATGACGACCCCCGATATATCTCAGCCAGCCCATgggccagcagcagcagcagcactcGCAACGGACGAAATCAGCCCTGCCCCCATCACAGACACCCCCACCGACAAAgccaccaccttcctccaAGCCCACGCCCAAACCGACACGACCTTCACCTGCGACGAAGAGCGCCACGTCCTCCGCCGCATCGACACGcgcatcctccccctcctcctcggcgcctACTTCTTCCAACAGCTCGACAAATCGTCCCTGTCCTACGTCTCCATCTTCGGCATCACCGAAGACGCCAAGCTCGTCGGGCAGCAGTACTCATGGCTCGGCTCAATCCTTTACATCGCCCAGCTGGTGATGCAGCCCCTCGCCGCTTTCATCTTGGTCAAGTTCCCCAACGGGAAAGTCATCGCCTCTGCTATCTTCCTGTGGGGTTCATCCCAGGCCATCATGGCTGCCTGTACCAGTTTCCAGTCTTTGCTCGGACTCCGCTTCATGCTGGGCAGCTTCGAGGCCATGATCGCACCGAGCTGTATCGCCGTCACGCagatgtggtggaggaggggggagcagACGCTGCGGACGAGTTACTGGAATGCGATGAACGGGATCACCGCGATAGTCGGGAGCCTGTTTACCTATGGGCTGGGACATATTGAGAGCGGGGTGATGTTCAAGTACCAGATTATTTTTCTGTTTTGCGGGTTGTTGACGGTGGTGTAtgcgggggtggtgctggctttTATGCCGGATTCGCCGATGGAGGCCAAGTATTTGAccgagagggaaaaggtgattgcggtggagaggttgagggcgaACCAGATGGGGGTGTCGAGCGGGAAGTGGAGGTGGGAGCATGTGTGGGAGAGTTTGCTGGATTTGAAgacttggtgttggtttgtCATTATTGTTGCGATTTC GATTGTGAGCGGTGGTATTGGAACTTTTGGCAGTCTCATCGTCAAATCGTTTGGATACACCAAGTTCGAGGCCATCTTGTTCAACATCCCGTTTGGGGCTATCCAGTTCATTGTCATCATTGCCTCGGGATGGGTCGCCACGAGGTTCAAGCACAAGGGACTGACCATTGCGGGGGTCTGCGTGTTGCCCATTGTGGGCACGATTATCATGTTGACTGTCCCTCGCGAACAGAaaggggtgttgttgtttgggtaCTACTTGGTGTCATGCATGGCTGCCATCACGCCGTTGATTTACGCGTGGCAGGCGCAGAACACGGGAGGTGACACCAAAAAGAAGTGCACGTCTGGCATGGTCTTCATCGGGATGTGTACTGGTAACATTATCGGCCCACTGCTGTACTCTGTCGATCATGCCCCTTTGTATCGACCGGGCTTGATATCTAACCTCAtcatgttggtgttggtagCGGCGCTAGCGAT ACTCATCCCATTCTACCTCATGTACCTGAACCGCCGGCACGCCAAGCGTCGGGAAGAGTTGGGCAAGAATGCCGTGCTTGTTGACGAGTCCATGTTTGGAAAAGGTCAAGTGGAAAGCGGCAAGGCGGCAgagcttgaggaggggggtgctggCGTAAAGCCAAAGGCGCTGGAAGAGGACAATGCTTTACGGGACATGACCGACGTCAAGAACGAAGACTTCATCTATGTGTATTAG